The following are encoded together in the Rana temporaria chromosome 12, aRanTem1.1, whole genome shotgun sequence genome:
- the LIMD2 gene encoding LIM domain-containing protein 2 has product MFQAKIPTTSAAGHDSACSPAASVVQRSKSFSMKPAAKELCSSCQTTVYPMERLVADKHIFHNRCFCCKHCSTKLSLGSYAALHGEFYCKPHFQQLFKSKGNYDEGFGRRPHKDLWTHKEQDAPGDKAP; this is encoded by the exons ATGTTTCAAGCTAAAATTCCAACCACGAGTGCCGCAGGCCAT GATTCGGCCTGTAGTCCTGCAGCAAGTGTGGTTCAGAGGTCAAAG TCCTTCAGTATGAAGCCTGCCGCTAAAGAACTCTGCTCATCCTGTCAGACGACTGTGTACCCTATGGAGAGACTGGTCGCCGACAAGCACATCTTCCACAACAGATGCTTCTGCTGTAAGCACTGTAGTACCAAGCTGAG CCTCGGCTCCTACGCTGCCCTTCATGGTGAATTTTACTGCAAGCCTCACTTCCAGCAACTCTTCAAGAGCAAAGGAAACTACGACGAAGGGTTTGGACGCCGACCTCACAAGGATCTCTGGACGCACAAGGAACAAGATGCTCCTGGTGACAAAGCTCCCTGA